TACACCAACATCTACACCTGCTTGAGATAATAGGGTAGTTACTTGTCCTCGGTGATGGCTTTGATGATTGAAAAAGTGTAAAACTAAGCTGCCAAATTCTCTAATTCCAGTCTCGCCTTTCATACTTTGATAAGTTAATTTTACATCTAAATCTGTTTCTGCTAATTCCTGACACCAAAGAATTATTAATTCGTCTAGATCGTGACGGGCATTAGTTAATTCATAAAAATGACTGTAGAGAATTTGATTCAGTGCTTTTGGTTGAGGAGTCTGACGAATTGAATCTAGAATCGGATGATGAGTAGGATGGGTAGAAAATCTTTTTAACCAAATGATATCGGCAACCAAAATATGATTTAATGTGCCCAACATCGAACCGAAAAATGCTCCTTTATCGGCAATCAAAACATCTTCATTCAACCCTGAAGCAGCTTGATAGACTTTTTGATTCATCCATCGATTATACTGGCTGAGCAACTGAATTTGAGGTAATAAGTTCATGAGTTTTATGAAAGATTTAATTAAGTAATTGACTTAAAGCTTGAAGATCGTTACCAAAAATAATTGGCAAATTTTCATTGATTTTTTGAATCTCCCAATCCCACCATTTTAGTTGCAACAAAATTGAAGTTACTTCATCATTGAAGCGCCTTTTAATTAATTTAGCTGGATTTCCTGCCACAATTGTATATGGTGCCACATCTTTAGTAACTACAGATTTAGCACCAATTACTGCTCCGTCTCCGATTTTAACACCAGGTAAAATTAGAGAATCATAGCCAATCCAGACATCGTTACCAATTATAGTATCTCCACGATGAGGCCATGATTCTGGCATAAATTGACCCCAACCTTGACCAAATTTACCAAATATAGGAAAAGGATAAGTCGTAAAGCGATCTAGGAGATGATTGCCACCATTCATAATGAATTTTACATCGCTGGCGATCGCACAAAATTTACCAATAATTAGTTTGTCACCGATAAAGTCAAAGTGATATAAAACATTTTTTTCAAAGTTTTCTGCGCTTTCTAGATCGTCATAGTAGGTAAAATCTCCCACAATAATGTTAGGATTAGTCACAATATTTTTCAAAAAGCACATTTTTTGATGATGCTCTAATGGGTAAGCTTCATCGGGGTTAGGACTTTCATTAATTGAATTATTCATTGGCAAAGGAGCGGTAAAAAATCAATCTTCAATCAATTGGATTGAACTCGCTTTTCAATTAATAACAGAAATCGAACTATTCAGTGCTGAAAACGATTCCCAACTCCCGACTCCCGACTGCCGAAACACCAAAAATATCGGACTTATGCAAGAGGTATAATATACAATTAAGCGGCTACACAGCTTAACTCCGGTTACTTTCTGGCAAAATTGGCTGGATCTTGATCTCGCCGATGCTTGAGGGGAATGGGTGAACCTTGGCTAGAGCCTACCAAAGCAGCAGTTGACTCTAAAGCTTCCCTCAGTCGCTTGGCTGCATAGATCGACATATCGCGGGGTACGCTG
This genomic window from Merismopedia glauca CCAP 1448/3 contains:
- a CDS encoding CatB-related O-acetyltransferase, coding for MNNSINESPNPDEAYPLEHHQKMCFLKNIVTNPNIIVGDFTYYDDLESAENFEKNVLYHFDFIGDKLIIGKFCAIASDVKFIMNGGNHLLDRFTTYPFPIFGKFGQGWGQFMPESWPHRGDTIIGNDVWIGYDSLILPGVKIGDGAVIGAKSVVTKDVAPYTIVAGNPAKLIKRRFNDEVTSILLQLKWWDWEIQKINENLPIIFGNDLQALSQLLN
- a CDS encoding DinB family protein codes for the protein MNLLPQIQLLSQYNRWMNQKVYQAASGLNEDVLIADKGAFFGSMLGTLNHILVADIIWLKRFSTHPTHHPILDSIRQTPQPKALNQILYSHFYELTNARHDLDELIILWCQELAETDLDVKLTYQSMKGETGIREFGSLVLHFFNHQSHHRGQVTTLLSQAGVDVGVTDLLVIIPNFAETVKTG